Proteins from a genomic interval of Croceicoccus naphthovorans:
- the trbG gene encoding P-type conjugative transfer protein TrbG, producing MIISASSRRQSPSRAYALPVLLISVSTLSACATSAAKPPAIRYDDAPAIAAIQTPVPPAPVEIVTVPEPLPLPGQLKPVNDSASPLEPADPSVRVNQANAAARMQPVRDGFINAIQVYPWSDGALYQVYAAPGQVTDIALQEGEQLVGPGPVAAGDTVRWIIGDTVSGSGASARIHILVKPTRPNLSTNLVINTSRRTYHIELRATRATWMASVSWTYPQDRLIALQSQNSLAAASAPIATGVDVSRLNFRYRIEGDDAPWRPVRAFDDGAQVFIEFPAGIAQGEMPPLFVIGPEGGGELVNYRVADRHMVVDRLFAAAELRLGGDRQQIVRIQRDDDGRQRRSRR from the coding sequence ATGATCATATCCGCATCTTCTCGTCGCCAGTCGCCGTCCCGCGCTTACGCGCTTCCGGTTCTGCTGATTTCTGTATCTACGCTTTCGGCGTGCGCCACCAGCGCGGCGAAGCCGCCCGCAATCCGCTACGACGATGCGCCCGCCATTGCTGCTATACAAACGCCCGTGCCGCCCGCGCCGGTCGAGATCGTCACCGTGCCGGAACCCCTGCCGCTGCCGGGCCAGTTGAAACCGGTCAATGATAGTGCGTCGCCGCTCGAGCCAGCCGATCCCTCAGTGCGCGTCAATCAGGCCAATGCCGCCGCGCGGATGCAGCCCGTGCGCGATGGCTTCATCAATGCGATCCAGGTCTATCCTTGGTCGGACGGGGCGCTCTATCAGGTCTATGCCGCGCCCGGACAGGTGACGGACATTGCCCTGCAGGAAGGCGAGCAGCTTGTCGGACCGGGGCCGGTCGCGGCCGGTGACACGGTGCGCTGGATCATTGGTGATACGGTGAGCGGGTCCGGCGCTTCGGCGCGGATCCACATCCTCGTCAAGCCGACGCGACCCAACCTTTCCACCAATCTCGTCATTAATACATCCCGGCGCACCTATCACATCGAGCTGCGCGCCACGCGAGCGACATGGATGGCCTCGGTCTCCTGGACCTATCCGCAGGACCGGCTGATCGCGCTGCAATCCCAGAATAGTTTGGCGGCGGCGTCAGCGCCGATCGCGACCGGCGTCGACGTTTCCCGGCTCAATTTCCGTTATCGCATCGAGGGTGACGATGCGCCCTGGCGCCCGGTCCGGGCCTTCGACGACGGCGCGCAAGTATTCATCGAGTTTCCCGCCGGTATCGCGCAGGGCGAAATGCCGCCTCTGTTCGTGATCGGCCCGGAAGGCGGCGGCGAGCTGGTCAACTATCGCGTGGCCGATCGTCACATGGTCGTCGACCGCCTGTTCGCGGCAGCCGAACTCCGGCTTGGCGGCGACCGCCAGCAGATCGTCCGCATTCAGCGCGATGATGATGGGCGCCAACGCAGGAGCCGGCGATGA
- the trbF gene encoding conjugal transfer protein TrbF gives MFKRPSIRYGKAAEPETPYQRAAQAWDDRIGSARAQARNWRLIAFGCLTLSAGLAGGLVWQGARGTITPWIVEVDKLGQAQTVAPANADYWPSDPQIAFHLARFIEQVRSLPADPVIVRENWLRAYDFTTDRGAMALNDYARTNDPFANVGRIQIATETSSVIRASADSFRVAWIERRYQDGSLAATERWSAILSITVQPPRDPERLRKNPLGIYVNAINWSKELGQ, from the coding sequence ATGTTCAAGCGACCCTCTATTCGATACGGCAAGGCTGCCGAGCCGGAAACGCCGTACCAGCGCGCCGCCCAGGCGTGGGACGACCGGATCGGCTCGGCGCGCGCCCAGGCTCGAAACTGGCGGCTGATCGCTTTCGGTTGCCTCACTCTGTCCGCAGGGCTCGCGGGCGGCCTTGTCTGGCAAGGCGCGCGCGGCACGATCACCCCCTGGATCGTCGAGGTCGACAAGCTTGGGCAAGCCCAGACGGTTGCGCCCGCAAATGCCGACTATTGGCCCAGCGACCCACAGATCGCGTTCCATCTCGCCCGCTTCATCGAACAGGTGCGCAGCCTTCCCGCCGATCCGGTGATTGTCCGCGAGAACTGGCTGCGCGCCTACGATTTCACCACGGATCGCGGCGCCATGGCGCTCAATGATTACGCGCGCACCAACGATCCGTTCGCCAATGTCGGCCGCATCCAGATCGCCACCGAAACATCGAGCGTAATCCGCGCATCGGCCGACAGCTTCCGTGTGGCATGGATCGAGCGCCGCTATCAGGACGGTAGTCTAGCCGCCACCGAACGCTGGTCCGCCATCCTCTCCATCACCGTGCAGCCGCCCCGCGATCCCGAGCGGCTGCGGAAGAATCCGCTCGGGATCTACGTCAACGCCATCAACTGGTCGAAGGAACTTGGCCAATGA
- the trbL gene encoding P-type conjugative transfer protein TrbL: MNDTGVINTFLDTFNNYIDSGFGLLGGEVAFLSTTLIVIDITLAGLFWAWGADEDVMHRLVKKVLYVGFFAFVIGNFSALAGIVFDSFAGLGLKASGSAISLADFMKPGSVAAAGFNAGEPLLDAAGELTGPVGLFTNFVQIAILLIAWVIILIAFFIMSVQLFVTLIEFKLTTLAGFVLLPFALFNKTAFLAEKVLGNVVASGIKVLVLAVIVGIGSGLFAQFESAFGEMPTAEQAMSVALAALALLGLSIFGPGIATGLVSGAPQLGAGAAVGTALAAGGMAVGGAMGARMAAGGAASAIGGGMKAGAAAARGGSFAAGAAASSYSVGSLGKSGASAVAGGASAVGQAAASGAAKAAISPLTKAAAKAGDGMKSNFRSGARAGFSASGGSISGGSGASGGATGASAAAASKSPGGGSPPAWAQAMKRQQALQRGVTSVTHAVRSGDRGGGGTSPDIRQKD, encoded by the coding sequence ATGAATGATACGGGCGTCATCAATACGTTCCTCGACACCTTCAACAACTACATCGACAGCGGTTTCGGCCTACTGGGCGGTGAAGTCGCTTTCCTCTCCACCACGCTGATCGTCATCGACATTACGCTGGCAGGCTTGTTCTGGGCCTGGGGCGCCGACGAAGACGTGATGCACCGGCTGGTGAAGAAAGTGCTCTATGTTGGCTTCTTCGCCTTCGTCATCGGCAATTTCTCCGCGCTCGCGGGCATCGTGTTCGACAGTTTCGCAGGCCTTGGCCTGAAAGCGAGCGGGTCGGCCATCAGCCTTGCGGACTTCATGAAGCCGGGCAGTGTCGCGGCCGCCGGGTTCAATGCGGGCGAGCCCCTGCTGGATGCAGCCGGCGAATTGACCGGACCAGTCGGCCTGTTCACCAACTTCGTCCAGATCGCGATCCTGCTGATCGCCTGGGTCATCATCCTGATCGCCTTCTTCATCATGAGCGTCCAGCTCTTCGTGACGCTGATCGAATTCAAGCTGACCACGCTTGCCGGCTTCGTCCTGCTGCCCTTCGCCCTGTTCAACAAGACGGCTTTCCTCGCCGAAAAAGTGCTCGGCAATGTCGTCGCCTCCGGCATCAAGGTGTTGGTGCTCGCCGTCATTGTCGGCATCGGCAGCGGCCTCTTCGCGCAGTTCGAAAGCGCTTTCGGCGAAATGCCGACCGCCGAGCAGGCGATGTCGGTGGCGCTCGCCGCTCTTGCACTCCTCGGTCTTTCGATCTTCGGTCCCGGCATCGCCACCGGCCTTGTCTCCGGCGCTCCGCAGCTCGGTGCAGGCGCTGCCGTCGGTACCGCGCTTGCCGCAGGTGGGATGGCGGTCGGCGGTGCGATGGGCGCGCGCATGGCCGCCGGCGGCGCTGCCTCCGCTATCGGTGGTGGTATGAAGGCTGGTGCGGCAGCGGCGCGTGGCGGCTCCTTTGCCGCCGGTGCGGCTGCCAGCAGCTACAGCGTGGGTTCACTCGGTAAGAGCGGCGCCAGCGCGGTTGCGGGCGGGGCCTCCGCTGTCGGCCAGGCCGCTGCCAGCGGTGCGGCCAAGGCGGCGATCTCTCCGCTGACGAAAGCCGCTGCCAAGGCTGGCGACGGCATGAAATCCAACTTCCGCTCCGGTGCCCGTGCGGGCTTCTCCGCTTCGGGAGGCAGCATCTCGGGAGGTTCCGGGGCTTCTGGCGGAGCGACCGGTGCATCGGCCGCGGCAGCATCCAAGTCCCCGGGCGGCGGATCGCCGCCTGCCTGGGCGCAGGCGATGAAGCGCCAGCAGGCTCTGCAACGCGGGGTCACATCCGTCACCCACGCCGTGCGCTCGGGCGATCGCGGCGGCGGCGGCACGTCACCCGACATCAGGCAAAAGGACTGA
- the trbK-alt gene encoding putative entry exclusion protein TrbK-alt yields the protein MSRSAKIAGVALAGGILMATVIAIAVDERKPSAPLPSPAELAPRDPLRDELARCRTLTVPDSGCNAAWEEHRRQFLGRGDDRP from the coding sequence ATGAGCCGCAGCGCGAAGATCGCAGGCGTAGCCCTGGCCGGCGGCATCTTGATGGCGACCGTCATTGCCATCGCGGTCGATGAGCGCAAGCCGTCGGCTCCGCTGCCATCGCCCGCCGAACTCGCTCCGCGCGATCCCTTGCGCGACGAGCTGGCGCGTTGCCGCACGCTCACAGTGCCGGACAGCGGATGCAATGCCGCGTGGGAAGAGCATCGCCGTCAGTTTCTCGGGCGCGGGGATGATCGGCCATGA
- the trbJ gene encoding P-type conjugative transfer protein TrbJ gives MTRHSLRRSLIAGIAVLGLTTVSVPANAQLGFGGIVYDPTNYAQNVLTAARSLQQINNQIQQIQQQATSLVNEARNLASLPFSSLNELQTQIQQTRQLMSEAQRIAYDVQTIEDAFTARYRGVDMSASDATLIANARERWRDSVGSFEDALRVQAGVVGNIEGSQTAMANIVGASQSATGALQVAQAGNQLLALQTQQIADLTALIAAQSRAQALESARNAATEEQGREHFRRFMRRSGQ, from the coding sequence ATGACCCGTCATTCCCTTCGTCGCAGCCTCATCGCCGGCATCGCCGTGCTGGGGCTCACCACCGTTTCAGTGCCAGCTAATGCCCAGCTCGGGTTCGGCGGGATCGTCTATGATCCCACCAACTACGCGCAAAACGTGCTGACGGCGGCGCGGTCGCTTCAGCAAATCAACAACCAGATCCAACAAATCCAGCAGCAGGCGACCTCCCTCGTTAACGAGGCCCGCAATCTTGCCTCGCTGCCGTTCAGTAGCTTGAATGAACTCCAGACGCAGATCCAGCAAACCCGTCAGTTGATGAGCGAGGCGCAGCGCATCGCTTATGATGTGCAGACGATCGAGGACGCCTTCACCGCCCGCTATCGGGGCGTCGATATGAGCGCGTCGGATGCGACGCTGATCGCCAATGCCCGCGAGCGTTGGCGGGATAGCGTCGGCAGCTTCGAGGACGCTTTGCGCGTTCAGGCCGGCGTCGTCGGCAATATCGAAGGTTCGCAGACTGCGATGGCCAACATCGTCGGCGCCAGCCAGTCCGCGACCGGCGCACTCCAGGTAGCGCAGGCGGGCAACCAGCTTCTCGCCCTGCAAACGCAGCAGATCGCCGACCTCACCGCGCTGATTGCCGCACAGAGCCGTGCCCAGGCGCTCGAATCCGCGCGCAACGCCGCCACCGAGGAACAAGGCCGCGAGCATTTCCGCCGCTTTATGCGCCGCAGCGGCCAGTAA